Proteins encoded together in one Telopea speciosissima isolate NSW1024214 ecotype Mountain lineage chromosome 6, Tspe_v1, whole genome shotgun sequence window:
- the LOC122665373 gene encoding inositol-tetrakisphosphate 1-kinase 5-like, protein MSGFAVGYALAPKKQQSFIQASLVNLAKQRGIDLIRIDTDRPLLDQGPFDLILHKLSGEEWKKQLEEYSYKNPNVFIIDPPVAIERLHNRISMLQVVSELDIPQKNETFGIPKQIVIYNSGALLDPASLEELRFPVIAKPLVADGSAKSHKMSLVFNRDGLNKLKPPIVLQEFVNHGGVIFKVYVVGDYVKCVKRKSLPDVTEEKLESLESSLSFSQVSNLTTQERNDDNYYETMHLDDTEIPPLSIITDIARGLRQAMRLHLFNFDVIRDSRVGNHYLVIDINYFPGYAKMPSYETVLTDFFCELLHKKKKQSGGLDKEETPAVNPLLCNKEERKLVSNTCCNDGDEGALPVPSLTREGSESTVQI, encoded by the coding sequence ATGTCAGGGTTCGCTGTAGGTTACGCTTTAGCGCCGAAGAAACAGCAGAGCTTTATCCAGGCTTCTTTGGTGAATCTTGCGAAGCAACGTGGTATTGATCTTATCCGTATCGATACGGATAGGCCTCTGTTAGATCAAGGTCCTTTCGATTTGATTCTTCACAAGTTATCTGGTGAGGAATGGAAGAAGCAGCTTGAGGAGTACTCGTATAAGAACCCTAATGTCTTTATAATTGATCCTCCGGTGGCCATCGAAAGGCTTCATAATCGAATTTCTATGCTCCAGGTGGTTTCTGAATTGGATATTCCTCAGAAGAATGAGACGTTCGGAATACCTAAACAGATTGTGATCTACAATTCAGGTGCATTGTTGGATCCGGCCTCACTGGAGGAGCTGAGGTTTCCGGTGATTGCAAAGCCCCTCGTTGCTGATGGTAGTGCCAAGTCGCACAAGATGTCGCTCGTGTTCAACCGTGATGGGTTGAACAAATTGAAACCACCGATCGTTCTGCAAGAATTTGTGAATCATGGTGGAGTCATCTTTAAGGTTTATGTTGTTGGGGACTACGTGAAATGCGTGAAGAGGAAGTCATTGCCTGATGTCACGGAAGAGAAATTGGAGAGTTTGGAGAGCTCATTGTCGTTCTCGCAGGTATCTAATTTGACTACTCAGGAAAGGAATGACGATAACTATTATGAGACCATGCATTTGGATGATACTGAGATACCGCCACTGAGTATCATTACTGATATTGCTAGAGGGTTGAGACAGGCCATGCGTTTGCATCTTTTCAACTTCGATGTCATTAGGGATTCAAGAGTTGGGAACCATTACCTTGTGATTGACATTAATTACTTCCCTGGATATGCTAAGATGCCCTCGTATGAGACTGTTTTGACAGACTTCTTTTGCGAATTGcttcacaagaagaagaaacaatcaGGAGGTTTGGACAAGGAAGAGACCCCAGCAGTAAATCCTCTGCTCTGCaacaaggaagaaagaaagcttGTAAGCAATACTTGttgcaatgatggtgatgaggggGCCCTCCCTGTTCCTTCTTTAACCAGGGAAGGATCTGAGAGCACCGTCCAAATCTGA